TGACAGATGTGACTGCCAAGGCGATCACCGTCAAGGCCTCCGACGGGTACACCGTGGCCTATGCCCTCAACTCGACGACAAAGGTCTCTCGCAACCGGGCATCAGCGGCGCCCGGATCGGTTGTCAAAGGCGACTCCGCCATTGCGTTGGGGTCCGTGAGCGGGAAGACCGCCACTGCGACCTTCATCGCCGCGACCAGCGCGCCTCAATAGCCGAGCCACATAGCCCCGGGGTGGATGAGGCCGGGCCGCACGTCAGTCGGCCTCAAGCCATTCCTCCGGGTGGCCCGAGGGTTGCGCGATCGATGCGGCCGCGCGACCTTCCCCCGCCTCCCAGGCTCGCTGGATCGAGTCGAGCGCCTCCGTCGGATCCGAGTACCAGTGGGCGTCTGCTGCGGCAGCGGGTCGTACCAGCCCGGACGCCAACATCGAGTCGATGAGTTCACGCAGCTTCGCCAGGTCACCCCACGGATCCAGGATCACCACGGGCTTGCGGTGCATGCCGAGCGTGCGACCGACCCACGCTTCGAGTAGCTCCTCGAGTGTCCCGATCCCACCAGGCAGGGTCAGGAATCCGTCACTGCGGGAATCCATCAAGCCTTTGCGCTCGCGCATGTCCTGGGTGACCAACAGCTCATCGGCGTCCCTGTCCGCCACCTCCCAGGCCAGCAGTGCCCTGGGAATCACACCGGTGGTGTGGCCGCCGCCAGCCCGGACCGTCCGGGCCAGTTCGCCCATCGTTGAGATGTTCCCGCCGCCGGACACTAGGTCGATTCCCCGCGCCGCCATCTGCTGGCCGACTTCCTGCGCGAGTTCCAGGTAGCGGCCGTCGATCCGTTCACTCGACGCGCTGAAGACGCACAGCGCCCGAGAGGCTGTTGCCTTCACGGAACCATCTCGCCACCGGGGCCGTCCGCTGACCCCGAACCGCGTGGATCGGCGGGCGTTGTTGCGCCACCGGGGCCGTCCGCGCTCCTCACGGCCGGGGCGCGCAACAACGGTCCGGCGCTGGGAGACCGGTGTTCGGCGGCCGCCCGTTCGATGATTTCCAGCGCCTCTTGCGGATCATCGGTCACATGCAGCACGGCCAAGTCCACTGGAGCGATCTTGCCCTGGACAAGCATGGTCTGGTGAATCCACTCAAGCAGACCCGCCCAGTAGTCCTTACCCATCAGGATCACGGGGAAGGAGGTGACCTTGTGGGTCTCCACCAGGGTCAGCGCCTCGAACGTCTCGTCCAGAGTGCCGAATCCGCCCGGAAAGACCACGAAGGCTTGGGCGTACTTGACGAAGCAGGTCTTGCGGGCGAAGAAGTAGCGGAAGTGGATCCCGATGTCGACCCAGTGGTTGAACCGCTGCTCGAAGGGAAGCTCAATACCTAGACCGACCGATACTCCGCCGGCCTCACAGGCACCTTTGTTCGCCGCCTCCATAATTCCTGGACCGCCGCCACTGATAACCGCCCAACCGGAGTCGGCCAGGATGCGACCGAACTGCTCGGCGGCCGCGTAGCTCGGGTCGTCACTCGCGGTGCGTGCGCTGCCGAAGATGCTGACCGCGGGACCGAGGCTGGCAAGCGCATCGAACGCCTCGACGAACTCTGCTTGGATCCGCAGGACGCGCCACGGGTCCGCGTGCGCCCAATCATCGGGATTCCTGACATCGAGGAGTTGCTGATCGGAGGTGGCCGCTGCGGCCAATTCCCGTCGGACCACGACTTGGCCGTACTGGCGCTCCGGGATTCCGGGACCCACGTCGCCGGGTTGCTGGTCATCGGTCATGGCGCAACCGTAGTCACGGTGAACCAATCCTGGCCCACAATTCGATCGATCCGATCGAAGTCCCGCGCAGGGATCGGCAAGCACCCGCAATCCACCGGAAGCCCCAGGGCGATCGGCGCTCAGCTGCCGGTGAGCCAGCGGGTGAGCGCGTCATGACAAGCGTGCAACTGGTCGATGGTCACGTACTCGTCACGGTGGTGGGCCAGCGACGGATCGCCTGGTCCGTAGTTGACCGCCGGAACCCCGAGCTCGCTGAACCTCGCAACATCGGTCCAGCCGAACTTCGGGGCTGGCGTGGCACCGAGTGCTTTGACGAAGGCGGCTGCCGCCGGGTGGCTCAGTCCCGGCAATGCGCCCGGTGCGCTATCAACAACCGTGACCGCGAACCCGTCGAATAGCTCCTGCACGTTGACCAACGCCTGCTCGGGCATGGTTGACGGGGCGTAGCGATGGTTGACGGTCACGACTGCTCGATCGGGGATGACGTTGCCAGCAACGCCCCCACTGATCCCGACCGCGTTCATGCCTTCCCGATACTCCAACCCGTCGACCACAACGACGCGGGGCTGGTACGCCGACAACCGATTGAGAATCTCGTTGGCCTTGTGTATCGCGTTGTCCCCCATCCACGCGCGAGCGCTGTGTGCGCGCTCACCGAGTACCTCAACCTCGACCCGCAGCGAGCCCTGACAGCCAGCCTCGATGTCGGCGTTGCTCGGTTCCATCAGGATGGCGAAGTCACCGGACAGCCAGTCCGGATGAGTCTGGGCGATGCGGGCCAGGCCGTTGTACCGGGCGTCAATCTCCTCGCCCTCGTAGTACAGGTAGGTCACGTCCCACACAGGTTCGGTCACGGCGGCGGCGAGCTTCAGGCTGACGGCCACACCGCCCTTCATGTCGCACGCGCCAAGGCCGTAGAGCCGGTCGCCGTCGATGTGGTGGGGCACGTTGCCGTGTGGCGGAACGGTGTCGAGGTGGCCCCCGATCACCACTCGCTGGGAGGCGCCGGTATTCGTCTTGGCCAGGATCGTGTTGCCGTCGCGGTGAACCTCCAGGTGAGCGAGCGGTCGAAGGGAACGTTCGACCGCATCCGCGATCGGGCCCTCGTCCAGTGACTCGCTGGGAATGTCAATCAGCGCAGCAGCCAACTCCACTACCCCGGTGGACAGGTCTAGGCGCGGTGCGTTGATTTCGGTCACGCAAGTACCGTAGCCGCGTGAGCGCATCTACGACGCAATTGGTTTCCTCCGCAGCCGCAGGTCTGGGTTTGGCAAGTTACTACGGCGAGCAACTACTCGACGCCTGGTACCCGGCGCCCGCACTGTCGGCGGACCCACTGGATGTCGAAGGCCTTGGCGCGGGGATCTATCTCGATCCGATTCGGGAGGTTCGGATCACCACCGTGCGCACATCCATCTCAGACCTATCAGCGCCGCCGCTTGACGCCGCCGATGCCTACTTGCGTCTCCACCTGCTCTCCAACCGACTGGTCGTCCCTCGCAGCATCAACCTGGATGGCATCTTCGGACTGCTGGCCAATGTTGCCTGGACCAATCTGGGGCCAGTCAGCCTGGACGACCTGGCCGCCACTCGAATGCGCGCCTACGGCAAGGGTCAGCATCTGACCGTGTACGGCGTCGACAAGTTCCCGCGGATGACCGATTACGTCGTGCCGACCGGGGTCCGCATCGCGGACGCCGACCGGGTCCGCTTAGGTGCCCACCTGGCCGACGGCACGACGGTCATGCACGAGGGGTTCTGCAACTTCAACGCTGGCACACTCGGTGCGTCGATGGTCGAGGGTCGGATCTCCGCCGGGGTCGTCGTGGGTGACGGTTCCGACATCGGTGGTGGAGCCTCGATCATGGGCACCTTGTCCGGTGGTGGGTCCGAGGTCATCTCCATCGGGACTGGTTGTTTGATCGGTGCCAACGCCGGTGTCGGCATCTCGCTCGGAAACGGCAGCGTCGTGGAAGCTGGCTGCTACATCACGGCCGGATCGAAGATCACCCTGCCCGACGGTTTGGTCGTCAAAGGCAGGCAGTTGTCCGGAGCCTCCAACATGCTGTTCCGCCGCAACTCGGTCAGCGGTGCGCTTGAGGCAGTAACCCGCAGCGGAACGTGGGGCGGCCTCAATGAGGCTCTGCACGCAAACTGAGCACCATGGACCAGCCCGAAGCTGACCAACCGGCGCCACTCGCGTCCCGATCGCGCCTCGCGGGCATCACACCGCCCATCGACGGGCGCACGTTCCGGTGGTCGGTGGGAACCAGGCCCATTCCGATCGCGCAATGGCTGACCATCGGCGACGCGCGGCATGGCGAGTTGATCCGCAAGGACGAGCTGCTCGGCGACATCCACGACGAGGTCGTCGCGACGCAGCCCGCTGGACTCGCTGGTTCACGTGAGTTGTTGGCGATCCTCCTTGCGCACCTGACGAAATACCATGGCGACACGTTCGTCGTCGGTGAGGGCAAGGTGACTGATCGGACCTCGGGTCGGGTGACTCCAACGACCGATGGTCATCCGATCGAAGTTGCCGGTCGACTGGTCGCAGAGGACTTCTGCGTTCTGGACAAGACCGACGACGGCTGGGTCCTGACGGCAGCATCGGTCTGCTTCACCTCGCGGTGGCGGCTGCGAGACAAACTCGGTCAGAACATGGCGGGGATTCACGAGCCCGTTCCAGGTTATGAGCAGCGGCTGGGCAAGGCAGTTGATGCGGTGTTCGACCGGATGCAGCCAGAGCAGCTCTTGGCCCGATCCAACTGGACCCTGCTGGACACCGATGAGTTGTACCTACCGACTCGAGCAGTCCCCGCTGCCGCTGAGCAAGTCACCAGCGGTGCTCTGCTGCATGACTTCCCGTGGCTGCGGATCGAACGGCAAACCCTGCGCAAATTGCCAGTCAGCGAATCGATCGTCTTTACGATTCACACCAGCGTCGCGCCGGCCGAACAACTGAGCCCCGACGAACAAACGCGGTTGGCGCAGATGGCCGCCTCGGCGTCAGCCGAAGTACGGGCCTACAAAGGCTGGGACTAGCGCGGCAACCGGGTTAGCGAGACCTTCACACCAATCTCTTCAGAAATCCCACCGGAATAGACGCCCTTGAGCGGGCTCACATCCGCGTAGTCGCGACCCCGAGCAACGGCGGTGTGGCCCTCATCCACCGGCTGGCCATTCGTCGGATCCAGGGGCAACCAGGCGCCATCCCAAGCCTCGACCCAGGCATGACTCTCGCCGGTCACCGTCTCGCCGATCGCACCATCGCCGTCGTAGAGGTATCCGCTGACATACCGGGCCGGGATTCCCACCGACCGCAACAGCGACAGCGTCGCGTGGGTGAAGTCCTGGCAGACGCCGAATCCACTGGCCCATGCCTCGTGGGCGGTTGTCGACACCGAGGTCGTTCCGGTCGCGTAGTGCATCCGATCCCGAACCTGCTCGATCGCCAAATCGATCGCGGCCCGGGGCGTGGCCTGGGAACGCAGCCGATCAACCGCGTCGGCCCGATCTGGGTCGGAACTGGCATCGTCGATGTACTGCGATAGGCGCAGGAACTCACAGCGCTGGTCTCGCAGAGCCGGCTCGGCGAGCAACTCCCAACTGACACCCTCCGGTCGTTCGCCGAGGCCCGGGGTATCGACGACGTTGCGGGATTCAACCTCGAGTGTGGTGTGCGGCTCGTGAACATCGAAGGCCTCCACCAGGGTTCCCCAGTAGTCCGTGTAGGGAACGACCCTGGCGGTCGGCGTGACCCGTAACTCATGGGCGATCAACAGCTGGCCGCCACCGTCCGCAGGGGTCATCCGGGCCTCGTTGAACGACACCGCGACCGGGTCGGAGTAGCGCAATCCGGTGTGGTGGGTGACCTCAAGTCGCCAGCTCATCTCAATGGCTCCAAACCACAGTGCCGATTTGCCGGAAGAAGGCCGCCCGAACCTCGCTGCCCGCGTCCGCCGCGCTCGCGAGTGCGTAGTCGGCGAGGCGATCAACGGTGTCCGGGTCGGCATCGCTGGGCACAAACTCCAGCTCACTGCGCAGCAGCCCCACCGTGCGCAGGATGCCCCCGTGCGTTGACACCGAACCCATCGCCTCGAGTTCGCGGGCAGCCTGTTCGGCAACGATTGCGCAGCCAAGCA
This genomic interval from Candidatus Nanopelagicales bacterium contains the following:
- the dapD gene encoding 2,3,4,5-tetrahydropyridine-2,6-dicarboxylate N-succinyltransferase; translation: MSASTTQLVSSAAAGLGLASYYGEQLLDAWYPAPALSADPLDVEGLGAGIYLDPIREVRITTVRTSISDLSAPPLDAADAYLRLHLLSNRLVVPRSINLDGIFGLLANVAWTNLGPVSLDDLAATRMRAYGKGQHLTVYGVDKFPRMTDYVVPTGVRIADADRVRLGAHLADGTTVMHEGFCNFNAGTLGASMVEGRISAGVVVGDGSDIGGGASIMGTLSGGGSEVISIGTGCLIGANAGVGISLGNGSVVEAGCYITAGSKITLPDGLVVKGRQLSGASNMLFRRNSVSGALEAVTRSGTWGGLNEALHAN
- a CDS encoding TIGR00730 family Rossman fold protein, yielding MKATASRALCVFSASSERIDGRYLELAQEVGQQMAARGIDLVSGGGNISTMGELARTVRAGGGHTTGVIPRALLAWEVADRDADELLVTQDMRERKGLMDSRSDGFLTLPGGIGTLEELLEAWVGRTLGMHRKPVVILDPWGDLAKLRELIDSMLASGLVRPAAAADAHWYSDPTEALDSIQRAWEAGEGRAAASIAQPSGHPEEWLEAD
- a CDS encoding TIGR00730 family Rossman fold protein gives rise to the protein MTDDQQPGDVGPGIPERQYGQVVVRRELAAAATSDQQLLDVRNPDDWAHADPWRVLRIQAEFVEAFDALASLGPAVSIFGSARTASDDPSYAAAEQFGRILADSGWAVISGGGPGIMEAANKGACEAGGVSVGLGIELPFEQRFNHWVDIGIHFRYFFARKTCFVKYAQAFVVFPGGFGTLDETFEALTLVETHKVTSFPVILMGKDYWAGLLEWIHQTMLVQGKIAPVDLAVLHVTDDPQEALEIIERAAAEHRSPSAGPLLRAPAVRSADGPGGATTPADPRGSGSADGPGGEMVP
- a CDS encoding succinyl-diaminopimelate desuccinylase; amino-acid sequence: MRSRGYGTCVTEINAPRLDLSTGVVELAAALIDIPSESLDEGPIADAVERSLRPLAHLEVHRDGNTILAKTNTGASQRVVIGGHLDTVPPHGNVPHHIDGDRLYGLGACDMKGGVAVSLKLAAAVTEPVWDVTYLYYEGEEIDARYNGLARIAQTHPDWLSGDFAILMEPSNADIEAGCQGSLRVEVEVLGERAHSARAWMGDNAIHKANEILNRLSAYQPRVVVVDGLEYREGMNAVGISGGVAGNVIPDRAVVTVNHRYAPSTMPEQALVNVQELFDGFAVTVVDSAPGALPGLSHPAAAAFVKALGATPAPKFGWTDVARFSELGVPAVNYGPGDPSLAHHRDEYVTIDQLHACHDALTRWLTGS
- a CDS encoding DUF3445 domain-containing protein; its protein translation is MDQPEADQPAPLASRSRLAGITPPIDGRTFRWSVGTRPIPIAQWLTIGDARHGELIRKDELLGDIHDEVVATQPAGLAGSRELLAILLAHLTKYHGDTFVVGEGKVTDRTSGRVTPTTDGHPIEVAGRLVAEDFCVLDKTDDGWVLTAASVCFTSRWRLRDKLGQNMAGIHEPVPGYEQRLGKAVDAVFDRMQPEQLLARSNWTLLDTDELYLPTRAVPAAAEQVTSGALLHDFPWLRIERQTLRKLPVSESIVFTIHTSVAPAEQLSPDEQTRLAQMAASASAEVRAYKGWD
- a CDS encoding transglutaminase family protein, which produces MSWRLEVTHHTGLRYSDPVAVSFNEARMTPADGGGQLLIAHELRVTPTARVVPYTDYWGTLVEAFDVHEPHTTLEVESRNVVDTPGLGERPEGVSWELLAEPALRDQRCEFLRLSQYIDDASSDPDRADAVDRLRSQATPRAAIDLAIEQVRDRMHYATGTTSVSTTAHEAWASGFGVCQDFTHATLSLLRSVGIPARYVSGYLYDGDGAIGETVTGESHAWVEAWDGAWLPLDPTNGQPVDEGHTAVARGRDYADVSPLKGVYSGGISEEIGVKVSLTRLPR